One window of the Chryseobacterium sp. CY350 genome contains the following:
- a CDS encoding TonB-dependent receptor: protein MQTTYCRIFATIGLSVFSMTAVAQERKTISGTVRDGKNGELIIGATIKVEEDPSINITANEYGFYSLSLPQGNYTIAVAFGGYQNYRQTVQLDQNVKLDLILSQETERTATIDEVIISAVKKDKNLTSAQMGTETLSIKSIEKLPVLFGEKDVLKTIQLLPGIKSNGEGSSGFSVRGGATDQNLILLDEAPVYNASHLLGFFSTFNSDALKDASIIKGNSPAQYGGRLSSVMDIKMKDGNNKDYNVNGGIGLISSRLSVEGPLQKEKSSFIVSGRRTYADVFLKATDDFKDSKLYFYDLNLKANYQINENNRLYVSGYFGRDVLGLGNTFATDWGNTTATVRWNSIINSKLFSNTSLIYSNYDYKVSLSSNNNTFGLDSQIRDWNLKQDFSWFAGNKHSVRFGLQSIYHTITPSSASGTSVSSFPRNSRYSWENALYINDDYKVTEKLTVNYGLRLSMFSVLGGDRFNLYDNGVLTGSKFLEKGKFGNTYVNLEPRITANYRINEVSSIKGGYARNTQNLHLLSNSSSGNPTDQWIGSSYSVKPEIADQISAGYSRNFNNNNYEINAEVYYKSMQNQIDFKNGAEITFDAAADVEAELLFGKGRAYGLELIAKKKSGKLTGWVSYTLSKTERKINGINDNEWYNARQDKTHDLSMVATYELNPKWSFSGLFVYSTGNAVTFPTGKYELQNQTIFQYSSRNADRMPAYHRMDLSATYEPNKNKRWKSSWTFGIYNVYGRENAYTIAFEDNPDKPGTTRAVQTSLFKFVPNITYNFKF, encoded by the coding sequence ATGCAAACAACTTATTGTAGAATTTTTGCCACAATCGGACTTTCGGTTTTCAGCATGACAGCTGTTGCGCAGGAACGGAAAACCATTAGCGGAACAGTGCGAGACGGAAAAAACGGCGAGCTCATTATAGGAGCCACAATAAAAGTAGAAGAAGACCCGAGCATTAATATCACAGCCAACGAATATGGGTTTTATTCGCTTTCGCTTCCACAGGGAAACTATACAATCGCTGTTGCATTCGGAGGTTACCAAAATTACCGACAGACGGTACAACTTGATCAGAACGTAAAATTAGATTTAATTCTTTCTCAGGAAACAGAACGTACTGCCACAATTGATGAAGTCATTATTTCGGCAGTTAAAAAAGATAAAAACCTTACGTCTGCGCAGATGGGAACGGAAACGTTGAGCATTAAAAGTATCGAAAAACTTCCTGTTCTCTTTGGCGAAAAAGATGTTTTGAAAACAATTCAGTTATTGCCCGGAATCAAAAGCAATGGTGAAGGCAGCAGCGGATTCAGCGTGAGAGGTGGTGCTACAGATCAGAATTTAATTTTATTGGATGAAGCTCCGGTTTACAATGCATCACATTTATTAGGATTTTTCAGTACATTCAATAGTGACGCGCTGAAGGATGCAAGCATTATTAAAGGAAACAGTCCTGCACAATATGGCGGTCGGCTTTCTTCTGTGATGGATATTAAGATGAAAGACGGAAACAATAAAGATTATAATGTAAACGGAGGTATTGGTTTGATCAGCAGTCGATTGAGCGTAGAAGGGCCTCTTCAAAAGGAAAAATCATCATTTATTGTTTCAGGACGACGGACTTATGCTGATGTTTTTCTGAAGGCGACAGATGATTTTAAAGACAGTAAGCTTTATTTTTATGATTTAAATTTAAAAGCCAATTATCAGATTAATGAAAACAACCGTCTTTATGTTTCGGGATATTTTGGAAGAGATGTTTTAGGATTAGGAAATACTTTTGCGACAGATTGGGGAAATACCACTGCTACAGTACGTTGGAACAGTATTATCAACAGTAAATTATTTTCAAATACTTCACTTATATATAGCAACTATGATTATAAAGTGAGCCTTTCGAGCAACAATAATACTTTTGGTTTGGATTCACAAATTCGGGATTGGAATCTGAAGCAGGATTTTAGCTGGTTCGCCGGCAATAAACATTCAGTTCGTTTTGGTTTGCAATCAATATATCACACGATTACACCGAGTAGTGCTTCCGGAACCAGTGTGAGCAGTTTTCCGAGAAACTCCAGATATTCCTGGGAAAATGCACTTTATATTAATGATGATTATAAAGTCACAGAAAAGCTTACTGTAAATTATGGTCTCAGATTATCCATGTTCAGTGTTTTAGGCGGCGATAGGTTTAACCTTTATGACAACGGAGTTTTAACAGGAAGTAAATTTTTGGAAAAAGGAAAATTCGGAAACACATATGTAAATCTAGAACCTAGAATTACGGCAAATTACAGAATTAATGAAGTAAGCAGCATCAAAGGAGGTTACGCAAGAAATACGCAGAATCTTCATTTGCTAAGCAACAGCAGCAGCGGAAATCCTACAGATCAGTGGATCGGCAGCAGCTATTCTGTGAAGCCGGAAATTGCAGATCAGATCAGCGCAGGGTATAGCAGAAATTTTAATAACAATAATTATGAGATCAACGCAGAAGTTTACTACAAATCGATGCAGAATCAGATTGATTTTAAAAACGGAGCAGAAATAACTTTTGATGCAGCGGCAGATGTAGAAGCAGAATTACTGTTCGGAAAAGGCAGAGCGTATGGATTAGAATTGATCGCCAAGAAGAAAAGTGGAAAGCTTACAGGCTGGGTTTCTTACACTTTGTCAAAAACCGAAAGAAAAATAAATGGCATCAATGATAACGAATGGTACAATGCGAGGCAGGATAAAACACATGATTTATCAATGGTTGCAACGTATGAGCTCAATCCGAAATGGTCATTTTCAGGATTGTTTGTCTATAGCACAGGAAATGCGGTGACTTTCCCGACAGGAAAATACGAACTGCAGAACCAGACTATTTTTCAGTACAGCAGTCGAAATGCCGACAGAATGCCTGCATATCACAGAATGGATTTGAGCGCAACCTATGAGCCGAATAAAAACAAACGCTGGAAAAGCTCGTGGACATTCGGTATCTATAATGTATACGGAAGAGAAAATGCTTACACCATCGCATTCGAAGATAATCCCGACAAACCAGGCACAACAAGAGCAGTTCAAACCTCGCTTTTTAAATTTGTACCAAATATTACTTATAATTTTAAATTTTAA
- a CDS encoding DUF4249 domain-containing protein: MKNLFLIIISLFLFAGCEKEIDLDLDDKSGSIVIEGNITDQDGPYYVRITKSVAVTADNIYPIIGNAVVILSDDAGQNEVLKHVGEGFYETNTFTSAPGRTYTLKVSAEGKEFTAKSTMPQPVVLDGLQQDSFMVGGELSYTLLPIFTDPQALGNRYLFKYSVNTSGEIFEAFSDNVNNGVVNQRPLLLPNDDEDGESEKTKVGDTIYVEMQCIDTNVYTYFTSLLQIIDGGGPGGGITPSNPPSNISNGALGYFSAHTVSKKTYVIQ; the protein is encoded by the coding sequence ATGAAAAATTTATTTTTAATAATAATCTCTCTTTTTTTATTTGCAGGTTGTGAAAAAGAAATTGATCTCGACCTTGATGATAAAAGCGGAAGCATCGTCATAGAAGGTAATATCACAGATCAGGATGGGCCGTACTACGTGAGAATTACAAAATCTGTAGCTGTTACAGCAGATAATATATATCCTATTATAGGCAATGCTGTTGTAATTTTAAGTGATGATGCGGGACAGAATGAAGTACTGAAGCACGTTGGTGAAGGATTCTATGAAACAAATACCTTTACCAGTGCACCAGGAAGAACGTATACTCTTAAAGTTTCTGCGGAGGGAAAAGAGTTCACAGCAAAAAGTACAATGCCTCAACCTGTTGTGCTTGATGGTCTTCAGCAAGATTCTTTTATGGTTGGCGGCGAACTTTCATATACACTTTTACCCATATTTACTGATCCTCAGGCTTTGGGAAACAGATATCTTTTCAAATATTCAGTGAATACTTCTGGGGAAATTTTTGAAGCTTTTTCTGACAATGTGAATAATGGTGTGGTCAATCAGAGACCTTTGTTACTTCCGAATGATGACGAAGATGGCGAAAGCGAAAAAACTAAGGTCGGAGATACAATTTATGTCGAAATGCAGTGTATAGATACCAATGTGTATACTTATTTTACCTCTTTACTACAGATTATCGATGGCGGCGGCCCTGGCGGCGGAATTACACCTTCCAATCCACCAAGCAATATCAGCAACGGTGCTTTGGGATATTTCTCAGCCCATACGGTGAGTAAAAAAACATATGTCATTCAGTAG
- a CDS encoding (2Fe-2S)-binding protein, producing the protein MSDHTNQSRRSFLKSTAIVAIFASIPTSVKAFYNDVKDFILPKKSTIPIKISVNKKIHDLKVDSRSTLLDVLRENLDLTGTKKGCDHGQCGACTVHIDGERALSCLTLAAMVPGKDVTTIEGLSSGDKLHPMQQAFIECDGFQCGYCTPGQIMSAVACVKEGNTNSVEEIKEFMSGNLCRCGAYNGIVESIQKVAAL; encoded by the coding sequence ATGTCTGACCATACGAATCAAAGCAGAAGATCCTTTTTAAAAAGCACTGCAATTGTAGCAATATTTGCTTCAATCCCAACGTCAGTAAAAGCTTTTTATAACGATGTAAAAGATTTTATACTTCCTAAAAAGAGTACAATACCGATTAAAATTTCGGTTAACAAAAAAATACACGACCTAAAAGTTGACAGCCGATCTACACTTCTGGATGTTCTACGTGAAAATCTTGATCTTACAGGAACTAAAAAAGGCTGTGACCATGGGCAATGCGGCGCATGTACCGTTCACATTGACGGTGAAAGAGCACTGAGTTGTCTTACTCTGGCGGCTATGGTTCCGGGGAAAGATGTTACGACGATTGAAGGTCTATCAAGTGGCGACAAACTGCATCCGATGCAGCAGGCATTTATTGAATGTGACGGTTTTCAGTGCGGATATTGTACTCCCGGACAGATCATGTCAGCAGTTGCCTGTGTAAAGGAAGGTAACACAAATTCTGTGGAAGAAATTAAAGAATTTATGAGCGGAAACCTTTGCAGATGCGGAGCCTACAACGGAATTGTTGAATCGATACAAAAAGTAGCAGCCTTATGA
- a CDS encoding FAD binding domain-containing protein, which produces MKPFIFEKAKNSVEALKYKTAEKNFIAGGTNIVDLLKKDIAQPDGIVDVSTALSNEIKLSEKSVTIGAMARNTALTTNSDLLKKFPLISKAVLAGASPQIRNMASTAGNLLQRTRCPYFYDVTTPCNKRQKGSGCSALNGDNKMSAIVGYSDECVAVHPSDLCISLVALDADVHGVDSKNKQFKIPFKDFHKLPENTPWLDNNLPQNSLITHIEIPKNEFHKKYAYVKLRERTSYAFAMISVASALEMEGNIIKNARLASGGVAHKPWRWYEAEDYLKGKKASGEVFKKASEIVVEKVKPLSDNAYKVPMLQGAVELALHNVVNL; this is translated from the coding sequence ATGAAACCATTTATATTCGAAAAAGCAAAAAATTCTGTTGAGGCTTTAAAGTATAAAACAGCAGAAAAAAATTTCATTGCAGGCGGAACCAATATTGTTGATCTGCTTAAAAAAGATATTGCCCAACCCGACGGAATAGTTGACGTTTCTACAGCTTTATCTAATGAAATTAAACTGTCAGAAAAATCAGTAACGATTGGCGCAATGGCCAGAAACACGGCTTTAACAACCAATTCTGATTTATTAAAAAAATTTCCACTCATTAGCAAGGCTGTTCTTGCCGGAGCCTCACCACAAATCAGAAATATGGCAAGCACCGCAGGAAATTTATTGCAAAGAACGCGCTGCCCTTATTTTTATGATGTGACAACACCATGCAATAAAAGGCAGAAGGGAAGCGGCTGCAGCGCCCTGAATGGTGACAATAAAATGAGTGCGATTGTTGGCTACAGCGACGAATGTGTTGCAGTTCACCCTTCTGATCTATGTATTTCCTTAGTTGCTTTGGATGCCGATGTACATGGTGTAGATTCTAAAAATAAACAATTTAAAATTCCATTTAAAGATTTTCACAAATTACCCGAAAATACACCGTGGTTAGACAATAATTTACCACAAAATTCTCTGATTACACATATTGAAATTCCAAAAAATGAATTTCATAAAAAGTATGCTTATGTAAAACTTCGTGAAAGAACTTCATACGCTTTTGCGATGATTTCTGTGGCATCAGCTTTAGAAATGGAGGGAAATATAATAAAAAATGCAAGATTGGCATCAGGGGGAGTTGCCCATAAACCGTGGCGTTGGTACGAAGCCGAAGACTATCTGAAGGGTAAAAAAGCTTCCGGTGAAGTCTTTAAAAAAGCTTCGGAGATTGTTGTAGAAAAAGTGAAACCGCTTTCTGATAATGCTTATAAGGTTCCGATGCTCCAAGGTGCGGTAGAACTTGCATTGCATAATGTTGTAAATTTATAA